From one Lolium rigidum isolate FL_2022 chromosome 4, APGP_CSIRO_Lrig_0.1, whole genome shotgun sequence genomic stretch:
- the LOC124707746 gene encoding uncharacterized protein LOC124707746 — protein MGIDADIDMADLASLDGPASSAAAAAAAPSTRFAPNIKGKPKAKPKPKPKAKPKPEPAPEPAPEPIQEDEPRAAAAPLPEDGVDAMETDAVSAGVGADEMDHEVEDEDFVVREIDVYFTPKPFDEDTMLYIMQYPLRPCWRPYELNEICKEVRVKPRSSEVEVDLDINTHSDNYDPEVSASVRLTKQTLSSSKAADVTDYAVGVLRGNLVYLNHIDAVMQLRPSMSHLNSGGSHTRQPSQRVETNVRTGGPAAPSVKGNERSDGSKDCAEESEPWISLTYEPAGSHIANKYDTEMIANDSRPIDFTMSTSDYALSLCPGGPTGSKNMNRCHALREMLLLPLEERLKKWFSEVSQVNRFDALMHLAPTYSEEEVLKILPVYADLVRGLWVCKSSLLYDDGHAPKRDRIILEFTKKESIPMEIVDKLFGDVRTRNMILNPLGKRREMLKDYKFIVAADLSFIKRYSHIVREQENTWSVREATLAATLEKYSTTKQSKTKNSARSNIPGKCPDPVVGKTRDGLVQGSENHVRSVLDSVFIANKVRSFQAVVRDLRHLAVKYASDRKDGAKFQALSNAAKTCVSLPRKELEASIKVVAVDVHDVYVQRTEERGTVRNVIIKLFREKEPNVTIKKQEILDNAVRILKREVSDKEYHQAVTEICITNAEGHLVLKNGDKP, from the exons ATGGGGATCGACGCCGACATCGACATGGCCGACCTCGCCTCTCTGGACGGCCCCgcctcttccgccgccgccgccgccgccgccccctccaccCGCTTCGCCCCCAACATCAAGGGCAAGCCGAAGGCCAAGCCTAAGCCGAAACCAAAAGCAAAGCCAAAACCGGAGCCCGCGCCCGAGCCCGCGCCCGAGCCAATACAGGAGGATGAGCCCCGCGCGGCGGCGGCCCCGCTACCTGAGGATGGCGTGGACGCGATGGAGACGGACGCGGTGAGCGCTGGCGTGGGCGCAGATGAGATGGATCacgaggtcgaggacgaggacttCGTGGTGCGGGAGATCGATGTGTATTTCACGCCCAAGCCCTTCGACGAGGACACCATG CTTTACATTATGCAATATCCGCTGAGGCCATGCTGGCGCCCGTATGAGCTTAATGAGATATGTAAGGAG GTTCGCGTGAAGCCGCGGAGCTCAGAAGTTGAAGTAGATTTGGATATCAATACTCACAGTGATAATTACGACCCAGAGGTTTCTGCATCTGTGAGACTAACAAAGCAG ACACTATCATCATCGAAAGCAGCTGATGTGACTGATTATGCAGTTGGGGTTCTTCGAGGCAACTTG GTTTATTTAAATCATATTGATGCAGTGATGCAACTGCGACCATCCATGTCACATCTAAATTCTGGTGGATCACATACTAGGCAGCCTTCACAACGGGTAGAAACAAATGTTCGTACAGGTGGTCCAGCGGCTCCATCAGTTAAG GGAAATGAGCGCTCAGATGGTTCCAAGGACTGCGCTGAGGAATCTGAG CCATGGATATCTCTCACATACGAACCAGCTGGGAGTCACATTGCAAACAAGTATGACACTGAGATGATAGCAAATGACAGCAGGCCTATAGATTTCACAATGAGCAC ATCCGATTATGCATTGTCATTGTGTCCTGGAGGGCCGACAGGCAGCAAGAATATGAACAGATGCCATGCGCTAAG GGAGATGCTTTTACTGCCACTGGAGGAGCGCCTGAAGAAATGGTTTTCTGAG GTGTCACAAGTGAATCGATTTGATGCTCTAATGCATCTTGCTCCAACCTATTCAGAGGAAGAAGTTCTGAAAATTCTTCCAGTGTATGCAGATTTGGTGCGTGGTTTATGGGTCTGCAAAAGTTCTTTATTGTATGATGATGGACATGCTCCCAAAAGGGATAGAATTATACTCGAATTTACAAAAAAAGAATCCATACCTATGGAAATCGTAGACAAACTGTTCGGAGATGTGCGAACAAGGAATATGATATTGAATCCACTGGGTAAAAGAAGGGAAATGCTTAAAGACTATAAATTTATAGTAGCAGCAGATTTATCCTTCATAAAACGTTATTCCCACATAGTCAGGGAGCAAGAAAATACTTGGTCAGTTCGCGAGGCAACTTTGGCTGCCACCCTAGAGAAATATAGCACTACCAAACAAAGTAAAACCAAGAATTCAGCCAGGTCTAACATTCCCGGGAAATGCCCGGATCCAGTTGTGGGTAAGACCAGGGATGGCCTTGTTCAAGGAAGTGAAAACCATGTGCGCTCTGTCTTGGATAGTGTCTTCATCGCCAATAAAGTTCGCAG CTTTCAGGCAGTAGTTAGAGACTTGAGGCACTTGGCAGTAAAGTATGCCTCTGACAGGAAGGATGGAGCAAAGTTCCAAGCTCTGTCAAATGCTGCAAAAACTTGTGTTTCACTTCCTCGTAAAGAGCTTGAGGCTTCAATAAAAGTTGTTGCTGTTGATGTCCATGATGTATATGTTCAAAGGACTGAGGAGAGGGGTACAGTGAG GAATGTGATCATTAAGCTATTCCGTGAAAAAGAACCAAATGTAACGATAAAGAAGCAGGAGATTCTTGATAATGCTGTGAGAATTCTAAAGAGAGAAGTTAGTGACAAGGAGTACCATCAG GCTGTGACTGAGATCTGCATCACAAATGCTGAAGGACACCTCGTACTGAAGAATGGTGATAAGCCCTGA